In one window of Armatimonadia bacterium DNA:
- a CDS encoding ABC transporter ATP-binding protein, with the protein MAEKRSSSSQVRMPGPMGGPPRHHMIGTVEKAEDVGGVARRLWGYLRRYRAQLILVFCLVAGTTGLTLLNPYLISLVIDRCILPRKLEGLAQMAGLMVLAYLLTTATTWGQTVAMIHISQRTVRDLRRDLFGALHRLSLRFFDQNPHGELMSRLTNDTENVSNTLSQTVAQLMTSVLSILGTTVVMIALNWRLALVNLVTVPFALVMTHYIAKATRQGFRDRQRDLGVLNGVIEETITGERVVKVFRGEGRVIEQFGVANDNLRVTATRAGILVGVMGPCMGLVRNSGFALLAAVGGWMVAKGWATLGTVAAFFTYAQQFSRPLYEIANLYGTVQSAVAGAERVFAVIDEEPDMADDADAVHLTDVKGEVLFDDVCFGYAPGVPVLQHVSLEAAPGQTIALVGPTGAGKTTIINLLTRFYDVDSGRILVDGHDIRHVRRDDLRRALGVVLQDMVLFAATVRENIRYGRLDATDAEVEAAAKMANADGFIRRLPQGYETPLSEAGSSLSQGQRQLLAIARAVLANPSILILDEATSSVDTRTEIHIQEAMLRLMEGRTSFVIAHRLSTIREADCILVIDGGRVVERGTHEELIAAQGVYYDLHRSQFGLAAREEQPAAVVQGSD; encoded by the coding sequence GTGGCTGAGAAGCGCTCTTCGTCGAGTCAGGTGCGCATGCCGGGACCCATGGGTGGGCCACCACGTCACCACATGATCGGTACTGTGGAGAAGGCGGAGGACGTTGGCGGTGTGGCTCGCCGGCTCTGGGGTTACCTGCGTCGCTACCGGGCGCAACTGATCCTGGTGTTCTGTCTGGTGGCAGGGACGACGGGGCTCACGCTGCTGAACCCGTACCTGATCAGCCTGGTGATCGACCGCTGCATCCTACCCCGGAAGCTGGAGGGCCTGGCGCAGATGGCAGGCCTGATGGTGCTGGCGTACCTGCTGACCACGGCCACCACCTGGGGGCAGACGGTGGCCATGATCCATATCTCCCAGCGCACCGTGCGAGACCTGCGCCGGGACCTGTTCGGAGCGCTGCACCGGCTGTCGCTGCGGTTCTTCGACCAGAACCCACACGGCGAGCTGATGAGCCGGCTGACTAATGACACGGAGAATGTGAGCAACACGCTGTCGCAGACCGTTGCGCAGCTCATGACCAGCGTGCTGTCGATCCTTGGTACGACAGTGGTGATGATTGCGCTGAACTGGCGCCTGGCCCTGGTAAACCTGGTGACGGTTCCCTTCGCGCTGGTGATGACCCACTACATTGCGAAGGCGACGCGACAAGGGTTCCGGGATCGGCAGCGGGACCTGGGTGTGCTGAACGGGGTGATCGAGGAGACGATCACCGGCGAGCGCGTCGTCAAGGTGTTCCGGGGCGAGGGAAGGGTCATTGAGCAGTTCGGTGTCGCGAATGACAACCTGCGCGTCACGGCAACCCGCGCGGGCATTCTGGTCGGCGTCATGGGTCCGTGTATGGGGCTGGTGCGGAACTCGGGGTTCGCGCTTCTGGCGGCGGTCGGTGGCTGGATGGTGGCGAAGGGGTGGGCAACGCTGGGCACCGTGGCGGCGTTCTTCACCTACGCCCAGCAGTTCTCGCGGCCGCTGTATGAGATTGCGAACCTGTATGGGACGGTGCAGTCTGCTGTGGCAGGTGCTGAGCGGGTCTTTGCGGTGATCGACGAGGAGCCGGACATGGCGGATGACGCGGACGCGGTACACCTGACCGACGTGAAGGGTGAGGTGCTGTTCGACGACGTGTGCTTCGGGTACGCGCCCGGTGTCCCTGTTCTGCAGCATGTGAGCCTGGAGGCGGCTCCCGGGCAGACGATCGCCCTGGTCGGGCCGACCGGCGCAGGCAAGACGACGATCATCAACCTGCTGACGCGGTTCTATGATGTGGACAGTGGGCGGATTCTGGTCGACGGCCACGACATCCGCCATGTGCGACGGGATGACCTGAGACGGGCTCTCGGGGTGGTACTCCAGGACATGGTTCTGTTCGCGGCCACCGTGCGGGAGAACATCCGCTACGGGCGGCTGGACGCTACGGATGCAGAAGTGGAGGCGGCAGCGAAGATGGCGAACGCCGACGGGTTCATCCGGCGTCTACCGCAGGGATACGAGACGCCACTGTCCGAGGCGGGCAGCAGCCTTAGTCAGGGACAGCGGCAGTTGCTGGCGATTGCGAGAGCGGTGCTGGCGAATCCGTCGATCCTGATCCTGGATGAGGCTACCAGTAGTGTAGACACCCGCACAGAGATCCACATCCAGGAGGCCATGCTGCGGTTGATGGAGGGCCGCACGAGCTTCGTGATCGCGCACCGGCTAAGCACGATCCGGGAGGCCGACTGCATTCTGGTCATTGACGGCGGGCGAGTGGTGGAGCGAGGGACCCATGAGGAGCTGATCGCGGCGCAGGGCGTGTACTACGATCTGCACCGCAGTCAGTTCGGGCTGGCGGCGCGAGAAGAGCAGCCGGCGGCAGTGGTCCAGGGGAGCGACTGA
- a CDS encoding DUF1559 domain-containing protein gives MSSRKGFTLIELLVVIAIIAILAAILFPVFARAREKARQTACLSNARQMGTAVMMYAQDYDEQLVNLQLAGCKFTFNGMTHNNLLWYMALMPYVKSVQVFDCPSTSRTWYGQYTGDTDYGINSEITYRHHYNSTTKVGTGCPLAELQKPAETCVIADSDWTHSTADYKFSNSYFLNGTPHVSAFIPDRHNGTANIVFCDGHAKAMAIMRDPAYTGTGDVPFCLYPKGVLWLANGSR, from the coding sequence ATGTCTAGCCGCAAGGGTTTTACGCTGATCGAGTTGTTGGTGGTGATCGCAATCATTGCGATCCTGGCAGCCATCCTGTTCCCGGTGTTTGCCAGAGCCCGAGAGAAAGCTCGCCAGACGGCATGTCTCAGCAACGCCCGCCAGATGGGCACCGCGGTGATGATGTACGCACAAGACTACGACGAGCAACTGGTGAACCTCCAGTTGGCCGGGTGCAAGTTCACCTTCAACGGTATGACGCACAACAACCTGCTCTGGTACATGGCGCTCATGCCCTATGTGAAGAGCGTCCAGGTCTTTGACTGCCCCTCGACCAGCCGCACTTGGTACGGGCAGTACACGGGCGACACGGACTACGGCATCAACAGCGAAATCACCTATCGCCACCACTACAACTCGACAACCAAGGTCGGCACAGGCTGCCCGCTGGCGGAGCTGCAGAAGCCGGCAGAGACCTGCGTCATCGCTGATTCTGACTGGACGCACAGCACCGCAGACTACAAGTTCAGCAACAGCTACTTCCTGAACGGCACTCCCCACGTGAGCGCTTTCATCCCCGACCGTCACAACGGAACTGCCAACATCGTCTTCTGTGATGGTCATGCCAAGGCCATGGCGATCATGCGCGACCCGGCCTACACGGGCACTGGCGACGTACCCTTCTGCCTCTACCCCAAGGGCGTCCTCTGGCTGGCCAACGGGAGCAGGTAA
- a CDS encoding sialate O-acetylesterase has translation MRARQIILSLLVLVVALGPAWSDVRLPHVFGSHMVLQRDMAMPVWGWAEPGEQVTVRLSDKAPVTTQAGAEGKWQVTLPAAQAGGPFQLKVTGRNEIVLDDVVVGEVWVCSGQSNMEMTVQSSNNAADEIAAANFPLIRQIKVPRVTAGFPSEDFTGDWQVCSPTTVAPFTAAGYFMARELYRELGVAVGLINTSWGGTRIEPWTPPVGFAQVPALKSIYDQVTLTDPRSEAYKKMLGEYVTGLDKWMAQARTSLAESKPLDPAPAYPDGLKPLTGNGQPTALYNAMVSPLIPFAIRGAIWYQGEANHGEGMLYTEKMKALIGGWRALWKQGDFPFYYVQIAPYNYGNEDPNILPTFWEAQGAAEAIPNTGMVVTNDIADLTNIHPKDKQTVGKRLAALALKGAYGRNEVVAKGPTYKSMKIEGDKIRISFDNVGSGLVSRDGKPLDWFEIIGTDTDFVPAQAVIEGDTVVLSSPEVKEPVAMRFAWHRDANQNLMNREGFPALTFRAGEVPQIDWMALKVKEAKQYQLVYELDLKKAARDIKYDIDNHAGVGPFDRIAYYLELQQFGKPSTYVWVSMDAFTKDVTKIGIPTIASKAVFQQKVSNMNVVSNVRSVVTGEGITTGNIEFWPNNYGATNAVNVASASAQVWDFGDQYSAPEDGYGSMQVHNYGAKQTIFAFNNWKAGGRADLGIGNSTGANPDWTFAANADQYSVRKLRVLVKPAG, from the coding sequence ATGCGAGCAAGACAGATCATCCTGTCGCTGCTGGTGCTGGTTGTGGCGCTCGGGCCGGCATGGTCCGACGTCCGCCTGCCCCACGTCTTCGGAAGCCACATGGTGCTGCAGCGGGACATGGCAATGCCCGTGTGGGGATGGGCCGAACCGGGCGAGCAGGTCACGGTGCGCCTCAGTGACAAGGCCCCGGTAACGACACAGGCCGGAGCAGAGGGCAAGTGGCAGGTGACTCTCCCGGCCGCGCAGGCTGGAGGGCCCTTCCAACTGAAGGTCACAGGGCGCAACGAGATCGTGCTGGACGACGTTGTGGTGGGCGAAGTGTGGGTGTGCTCGGGGCAATCGAACATGGAGATGACGGTTCAGTCGAGCAACAACGCGGCCGACGAGATCGCCGCGGCCAACTTCCCGCTGATCCGGCAGATCAAGGTTCCACGGGTTACCGCAGGCTTCCCGTCAGAGGACTTTACGGGAGACTGGCAGGTCTGCAGCCCGACCACAGTGGCGCCCTTCACGGCGGCCGGCTACTTCATGGCCCGCGAGCTGTACCGCGAACTGGGTGTGGCCGTTGGCCTGATTAACACCTCCTGGGGAGGCACGCGCATTGAGCCGTGGACGCCGCCGGTTGGCTTCGCCCAGGTGCCGGCCCTCAAGAGCATCTACGACCAAGTGACACTGACCGACCCGCGGTCTGAGGCGTACAAGAAGATGCTGGGGGAGTATGTAACCGGCCTCGACAAGTGGATGGCGCAGGCCAGGACCTCGCTGGCAGAGTCGAAGCCTCTCGATCCCGCCCCGGCCTATCCCGATGGACTCAAGCCACTCACCGGCAACGGCCAACCGACCGCGCTGTACAACGCGATGGTGAGCCCGCTTATTCCCTTCGCGATTCGCGGCGCCATCTGGTATCAGGGCGAGGCGAACCACGGTGAGGGGATGCTGTACACCGAGAAGATGAAGGCGCTCATCGGTGGCTGGCGGGCGTTGTGGAAGCAGGGCGACTTCCCCTTCTACTATGTGCAGATCGCGCCGTACAACTACGGCAATGAGGATCCGAACATCCTGCCGACCTTCTGGGAAGCCCAGGGAGCTGCTGAGGCGATCCCGAACACCGGCATGGTCGTCACCAACGACATCGCCGACCTCACCAACATCCACCCGAAGGACAAGCAGACAGTCGGCAAGCGTCTGGCGGCCCTGGCCCTCAAGGGTGCCTACGGGCGTAACGAGGTGGTGGCGAAGGGTCCGACTTACAAGAGCATGAAGATCGAGGGCGACAAGATTCGGATCAGCTTCGACAACGTCGGCAGCGGTCTGGTCTCTCGCGACGGCAAGCCGCTGGACTGGTTCGAGATCATTGGCACGGACACTGACTTCGTGCCCGCTCAGGCCGTGATCGAGGGCGACACGGTGGTCCTGTCGTCGCCGGAGGTCAAGGAACCAGTCGCGATGCGCTTCGCCTGGCACCGGGATGCGAACCAGAACCTGATGAACCGTGAGGGGTTCCCGGCACTGACCTTCCGGGCCGGCGAAGTGCCGCAGATCGACTGGATGGCGCTGAAGGTTAAGGAGGCCAAGCAGTACCAGTTGGTATACGAACTGGACCTCAAGAAGGCTGCACGGGACATCAAGTACGACATCGACAACCATGCGGGGGTCGGTCCCTTCGACCGCATCGCCTACTACCTGGAGCTGCAGCAGTTCGGCAAGCCGAGCACCTATGTGTGGGTGTCGATGGACGCCTTCACCAAGGACGTCACCAAGATCGGCATCCCGACCATCGCTTCGAAGGCGGTGTTCCAGCAGAAGGTCTCGAACATGAACGTGGTTTCCAACGTGCGAAGTGTCGTCACGGGCGAGGGAATCACGACGGGCAACATCGAGTTCTGGCCCAACAACTACGGGGCGACGAACGCGGTCAACGTCGCGAGTGCGTCGGCGCAGGTCTGGGACTTCGGCGACCAGTACAGCGCGCCGGAGGATGGCTATGGCTCGATGCAGGTACACAACTACGGGGCGAAGCAGACGATCTTCGCCTTCAACAACTGGAAGGCCGGCGGAAGGGCCGACCTGGGGATTGGCAATAGCACCGGCGCCAATCCCGACTGGACCTTTGCTGCGAACGCCGACCAGTACAGCGTGCGCAAGCTGCGGGTGCTGGTGAAGCCGGCCGGGTAG
- a CDS encoding S8 family serine peptidase, which produces MERFTTPLFAMVLFALLLLLLGGCGAGFSPTSDGQGTGPISSAAAPKAAGGADLQPVLIGFKSAPGPSDQGLIKSAAGKIKYTYHLIPAVAASLPAQAITALSHNPRIEYIEPDAVATAIGDTPPWGVSRVNADDVWTSGNTGAGVKVAVIDTGIGYNHPDLSANYKGGYDFVNDDNDPMDDEGHGTHVSGIIAAADDNGNVVGVAPGAALYGVKVLDSRGSGYYSDIIAGIQWAVTNGMNIASMSLGGTVGSKSLQKACDAAYKAEVLVVAAAGNSGRANGKGDTVSYPAKYASVIAVAASDSNNLRASWSSTGSAVELTAPGVGILSDKLGGGTVSYSGTSMACPHVSGCAALVIASGVTKAADIRSRLDSTATDLGAAGRDTWYGYGLVNAQKAVTPLALASR; this is translated from the coding sequence ATGGAGCGGTTTACCACGCCCTTATTCGCGATGGTGCTGTTTGCCCTGTTGCTCCTCCTGCTCGGCGGCTGTGGGGCCGGGTTCTCCCCTACCTCGGACGGCCAGGGGACCGGTCCGATCTCGAGTGCTGCCGCCCCTAAGGCGGCGGGCGGTGCCGACCTGCAGCCCGTGCTGATCGGCTTCAAGAGCGCGCCTGGCCCCTCTGACCAGGGCCTCATCAAGAGCGCTGCGGGTAAGATCAAGTACACCTATCATCTGATTCCTGCGGTGGCGGCGAGCCTGCCTGCTCAGGCTATCACCGCGCTCTCGCACAACCCCCGGATTGAGTACATTGAGCCGGACGCTGTAGCCACGGCGATTGGCGACACCCCTCCCTGGGGTGTCAGCCGCGTCAACGCCGACGACGTCTGGACGAGCGGCAACACCGGCGCCGGGGTCAAGGTAGCGGTGATTGACACCGGCATCGGCTACAACCACCCCGACCTCTCCGCCAACTACAAGGGCGGCTACGACTTCGTGAACGATGACAACGACCCCATGGATGACGAGGGCCACGGGACGCATGTCTCGGGCATCATCGCTGCGGCAGACGACAATGGGAACGTCGTGGGCGTGGCACCGGGTGCCGCCCTGTACGGCGTCAAGGTTCTCGACAGCAGGGGCTCCGGCTACTACAGCGACATCATCGCCGGCATCCAGTGGGCCGTGACAAACGGGATGAACATCGCCTCGATGAGCCTGGGCGGGACGGTCGGGTCGAAGTCGCTGCAGAAGGCCTGCGATGCCGCCTACAAGGCGGAGGTGCTGGTGGTGGCGGCGGCCGGCAACTCCGGGAGGGCAAACGGGAAGGGCGACACAGTGTCGTACCCGGCCAAGTATGCCTCGGTCATCGCTGTGGCGGCGTCGGACAGCAACAACCTTCGGGCCTCGTGGTCCTCTACCGGCTCGGCAGTCGAACTGACCGCCCCGGGAGTGGGCATCCTATCCGACAAGCTTGGGGGCGGAACAGTCAGCTACAGCGGGACCTCCATGGCCTGCCCCCACGTGTCTGGGTGTGCGGCTCTCGTGATTGCCTCGGGAGTCACCAAGGCTGCTGATATCCGCAGTCGGCTTGACAGCACGGCCACGGATCTCGGTGCGGCTGGACGTGACACTTGGTATGGCTATGGTCTGGTGAACGCGCAGAAGGCCGTGACCCCGTTGGCTCTCGCCTCGCGTTAG
- a CDS encoding DUF1559 domain-containing protein codes for MSKRTGFTLIELLVVIAIIAILAAILFPVFARAREKARQSSCQSNLKQLGLAFNMYIQDYDERFPRGAGYIAPSNLLSPGNQGEFFLELTPYIKNTQIYNCPSGLQNGFACGGVRDTSLGFGVAYARNTWIDRDAIASIEYPAACILLADGGSNNYMRLYCTQAEATAAGSGNYAWSWNRHNDGCNYLFVDGHVKWVTFNPSAAGNFGNINFHMHETYHP; via the coding sequence ATGAGCAAGCGGACCGGCTTCACCCTGATCGAACTGCTCGTGGTCATCGCCATCATCGCGATCCTGGCGGCGATCCTCTTTCCTGTGTTCGCACGCGCGCGCGAGAAGGCACGCCAATCGAGCTGCCAGAGCAATCTGAAGCAACTCGGCCTCGCCTTCAACATGTACATTCAGGACTACGACGAGCGTTTCCCGCGAGGGGCCGGGTACATTGCCCCGTCCAATCTTCTCTCCCCCGGCAATCAGGGCGAGTTCTTCCTGGAGCTTACCCCCTACATCAAGAACACGCAGATTTACAACTGCCCCTCGGGTCTCCAGAACGGCTTCGCGTGCGGTGGCGTGAGAGACACCTCTCTGGGCTTCGGTGTCGCGTATGCCCGCAATACGTGGATTGACCGCGACGCGATCGCTAGCATCGAGTACCCGGCCGCCTGCATTCTGCTTGCCGACGGTGGGTCCAACAACTACATGCGGCTGTACTGCACGCAGGCAGAGGCGACGGCTGCGGGCTCCGGCAACTACGCCTGGTCCTGGAACCGACATAACGACGGCTGCAACTACCTCTTCGTCGACGGGCACGTGAAGTGGGTGACCTTCAACCCGAGCGCAGCGGGGAACTTCGGGAACATCAACTTCCATATGCACGAGACCTACCACCCGTAA
- a CDS encoding DUF1559 domain-containing protein has protein sequence MSKRTGFTLIELLVVIAIIAILAAILFPVFARAREKARQASCQSNLKQIGLAFAMYVQDYDERFPRGATYVAPATILDPLNQGEWFLELAPYIKNTQVYNCPSAVRTGFSSGGLTDTSLGFGVGYTRNQFIDTDPIANIEYPAACILLTEGTNNYFRIYCKASEGGNYAYNWDRHNEGCNYLFVDGHVKWVKFNPSAAGNFGTIDFHTHETFHP, from the coding sequence ATGAGCAAGCGGACCGGTTTCACCCTCATCGAACTGCTGGTCGTCATCGCCATCATTGCAATCCTAGCTGCGATTCTCTTCCCTGTGTTTGCCCGCGCCCGCGAGAAGGCACGGCAAGCAAGCTGCCAGAGCAATCTCAAGCAGATTGGCCTCGCCTTCGCCATGTACGTGCAGGACTACGACGAACGCTTCCCGCGGGGCGCGACGTATGTTGCCCCGGCCACCATTCTTGACCCCCTCAACCAGGGCGAGTGGTTCCTGGAGCTTGCCCCGTACATCAAGAACACGCAGGTCTACAACTGCCCTTCGGCCGTTCGCACCGGTTTCAGCTCCGGCGGTCTGACGGACACCTCTCTGGGCTTTGGGGTCGGGTACACCCGGAACCAGTTCATCGACACCGACCCGATCGCCAACATCGAGTACCCAGCCGCCTGCATCCTGCTGACGGAGGGGACGAACAACTACTTCCGCATCTACTGCAAGGCCTCGGAGGGCGGCAACTACGCCTACAACTGGGACCGGCACAACGAGGGCTGCAACTACTTGTTTGTTGACGGCCACGTGAAGTGGGTGAAGTTCAACCCGAGTGCAGCAGGCAACTTCGGGACGATCGACTTCCACACGCACGAGACCTTCCATCCGTAG
- a CDS encoding tetratricopeptide repeat protein: protein MDQRDTRIADAPRGQAKGIWVGFGIVFLTALTVRLAVLHPILDFYDFIKYPVLASSLMQQGSHEPFNASPLYIYFWCGMHRIFNYTTFGPRVVQLFIGSLSCGLTYLLALRFVPWGWALGTGLVAAFFAPFVAHDGCFLSEFLVLFLNVAAFVALYRAWDKAHVGWWAFSGILLGLSAIAKPNIVLLFPFLILWGAWVPRAERRRQVVGACLACVLAGCFVLGIMWRNWRVGGEAIPVMSDGGIVFYIANNVLDRGLSYYWPRSEQLFPLGQLDPTHRIAREIACKLTGRQLSIGESGDFWFAKGLEFARQHPGQYAWLAVRKVFYFWNDYEVPDTMAQHVRLTGLKGWWWLHFGLIAPLALLGLITAARDVRSYLPLYLYVGLYLLTAILFGVESRYRLPVVPVLMVFAADAGVWVVRTVRSKRWGLIVAGVVVVGLAGWVCNVRDYEIRKSATRMDINLQQFDHAQALVDRQKYQEALPILDEIIGQKRLYEAVVDAWSLRYQALRAMGDRAGAEKAFAQALGPLATDLVPPWPAASRGDLEQQVAQDPDNVFAQRELGYVAWKEGDLETAERAFRRVVYRAPPHVSGHYNLAVVLTAESQTEEARDELQIALDLMPQMLPAQVLRDQLGPGVP from the coding sequence ATGGATCAGAGAGATACCCGCATTGCAGACGCCCCAAGGGGGCAGGCCAAAGGGATCTGGGTCGGCTTCGGGATCGTGTTTCTCACGGCCCTGACCGTCCGGCTTGCCGTCCTGCACCCGATCCTGGACTTCTACGATTTCATCAAGTACCCCGTTCTCGCTTCGTCGCTGATGCAGCAGGGCTCCCATGAGCCCTTCAATGCGAGCCCCCTGTACATCTACTTTTGGTGCGGAATGCACCGGATCTTCAACTACACCACCTTTGGCCCGCGGGTCGTGCAGCTTTTCATCGGCAGCCTCTCCTGCGGCCTCACCTACTTGTTGGCTTTGCGCTTCGTGCCCTGGGGCTGGGCGCTGGGGACCGGACTGGTGGCGGCCTTCTTCGCGCCCTTCGTGGCCCATGACGGTTGCTTCCTGTCGGAGTTCCTGGTGCTGTTCCTGAACGTGGCGGCCTTCGTGGCACTCTACCGGGCCTGGGACAAGGCGCATGTGGGATGGTGGGCCTTCTCGGGGATACTGTTAGGGCTGTCGGCCATTGCGAAGCCGAACATCGTGCTGCTCTTCCCCTTCCTGATTCTGTGGGGAGCCTGGGTGCCACGTGCGGAGCGTCGGCGGCAGGTAGTGGGCGCTTGCCTCGCCTGTGTCCTTGCCGGGTGTTTCGTGTTGGGGATCATGTGGCGCAACTGGCGTGTCGGCGGTGAAGCGATTCCGGTGATGAGCGACGGCGGGATCGTGTTCTACATCGCCAACAACGTGCTGGACCGGGGCCTGTCCTACTACTGGCCGCGCAGTGAGCAACTCTTCCCGCTGGGGCAGCTTGACCCGACGCACCGGATCGCCCGGGAGATCGCCTGCAAGCTCACGGGAAGGCAGTTGTCGATCGGGGAATCCGGCGACTTCTGGTTCGCCAAGGGGCTGGAGTTCGCCCGGCAGCATCCGGGGCAGTATGCGTGGCTGGCCGTGCGCAAGGTGTTCTACTTCTGGAACGACTATGAAGTGCCCGATACGATGGCTCAGCATGTGCGGCTCACCGGGCTCAAGGGCTGGTGGTGGCTGCACTTCGGCCTGATCGCACCGCTGGCGCTGCTGGGGTTGATCACGGCGGCGCGGGACGTGCGCTCGTACCTGCCGCTGTACCTGTATGTGGGGCTGTACCTGCTGACCGCGATCCTGTTTGGGGTGGAGTCGCGCTACCGCTTGCCGGTGGTGCCGGTGCTGATGGTGTTCGCCGCGGATGCCGGTGTGTGGGTTGTGCGGACGGTGCGGTCGAAGCGCTGGGGACTGATTGTGGCGGGGGTGGTTGTGGTCGGTCTGGCCGGCTGGGTGTGCAACGTGCGCGACTATGAAATCCGCAAGTCAGCCACCCGGATGGACATCAACTTGCAGCAGTTCGACCATGCGCAGGCGCTGGTTGACCGCCAGAAGTACCAGGAAGCGCTGCCGATTCTCGACGAGATCATCGGCCAAAAGAGGCTGTATGAGGCGGTCGTGGATGCCTGGTCACTGCGCTATCAGGCCTTGCGGGCGATGGGTGATCGGGCCGGTGCAGAGAAGGCCTTCGCGCAGGCGCTGGGACCCCTGGCGACGGATCTTGTTCCGCCCTGGCCGGCAGCTTCGCGTGGCGACCTGGAGCAACAGGTGGCTCAGGATCCAGACAACGTCTTTGCACAGCGGGAACTGGGGTATGTGGCGTGGAAGGAAGGCGACCTTGAGACGGCAGAGCGTGCCTTCCGGCGAGTGGTGTACCGGGCTCCGCCCCATGTGTCCGGGCACTACAATCTGGCGGTGGTGCTGACAGCCGAGAGCCAGACAGAGGAAGCCCGAGATGAGCTGCAGATCGCGCTTGACCTGATGCCCCAGATGCTCCCGGCTCAGGTGCTGCGAGACCAGCTTGGCCCCGGCGTGCCCTAA
- a CDS encoding glycosyltransferase family 9 protein, whose protein sequence is MARLQQQRRMDTLIGAPLCGLLNALARVLGAILRRDHSLKTPPRRILVIKLVGLGSIIHATHLLQALRERYPDSHLAFLCFRSTRPLVERLPQIDEVLTLDDSTYGRLLTTVLGWLLHVWRHPYQLVIDLEVHSKFSTILSTLTCARDRAGFYLITTRFRQGIYTHVVYENRLRHTQEAYRQLGRALGLTVKVGQPLPPCLTQQDRDEANAFLKSEGADGRKLLIVNVNAGELCLERRWSPESFARVMEVFASRDDVLVVMTGAPSERDYTESVRKLVGASLQRRIANAAGLHSFGAFLALLERADTMLTNDSGPLHLATSFGTPTVSLWGPETPAAFQPLEGSFRLFWAEAYCSPCVHRVDAPPCGGANLCLQLIEWPQVARAVAELLGVPITVPDVEPQASHPHPWVAGMVLRASVHMEMPES, encoded by the coding sequence ATGGCACGTCTACAACAACAGCGTCGTATGGATACCCTCATCGGGGCTCCCCTGTGCGGCCTTCTCAACGCCCTTGCACGGGTCCTCGGTGCTATCCTGCGACGTGACCACTCGCTCAAGACGCCGCCGCGCCGAATCCTCGTCATCAAGCTCGTTGGCCTTGGGAGCATCATCCACGCGACGCACCTCCTTCAGGCTCTTCGCGAGCGGTACCCGGATTCCCACCTGGCCTTCCTCTGCTTCCGAAGCACCCGTCCGCTGGTCGAACGCCTCCCGCAAATCGACGAGGTGCTGACCCTCGACGACAGCACCTACGGGCGACTCCTCACCACAGTCCTAGGGTGGCTGCTTCACGTGTGGCGCCATCCCTACCAGCTCGTGATCGACCTTGAGGTGCACTCGAAGTTCTCGACGATCCTCTCGACTCTCACCTGTGCCCGAGACCGCGCCGGCTTCTACCTCATCACCACACGCTTCCGCCAGGGCATCTACACGCATGTTGTCTACGAGAACCGCCTGCGCCATACCCAGGAAGCCTACCGCCAACTGGGGCGCGCTCTCGGTCTCACGGTGAAGGTCGGGCAGCCTCTGCCGCCGTGCCTGACGCAGCAGGACCGGGACGAGGCCAACGCCTTCCTCAAGAGCGAGGGCGCCGACGGCAGGAAGCTGCTCATCGTGAACGTGAATGCGGGGGAGCTGTGTCTGGAGAGACGCTGGAGTCCGGAGAGCTTCGCGCGCGTGATGGAGGTCTTCGCTTCACGCGACGATGTGCTCGTGGTAATGACCGGTGCACCCTCGGAGCGCGACTACACCGAGTCCGTGCGCAAGCTGGTCGGCGCCTCGCTGCAACGCCGCATCGCGAATGCCGCCGGCCTTCATTCCTTCGGTGCCTTCCTCGCCCTGCTCGAACGGGCCGACACAATGCTGACCAACGATAGTGGCCCGCTCCACCTGGCGACTTCCTTCGGAACGCCGACGGTGTCCCTGTGGGGCCCTGAGACGCCTGCAGCCTTCCAGCCGCTGGAGGGGAGCTTCCGCCTTTTCTGGGCGGAGGCCTACTGTTCGCCTTGCGTCCACCGAGTCGACGCGCCGCCCTGTGGTGGTGCCAACCTTTGCCTGCAGCTCATCGAGTGGCCGCAGGTCGCCCGTGCGGTAGCGGAGTTGCTGGGGGTGCCCATCACGGTGCCCGACGTCGAACCCCAGGCTTCACACCCGCACCCCTGGGTCGCGGGCATGGTCTTGCGCGCCTCGGTTCACATGGAGATGCCCGAGAGCTAG